The Nodosilinea sp. PGN35 region TAGGGCCGGGCGCTGGGCTGGGACGAATCCCACTGCACGGGAGCGAGGTGGTTGGCGGTGCAAACGCGATCGATCAGCTCGCGGACGGTGGGGATTTCGTCTTGCACCAGGTTGTAGAGGCCGCTGAGGGAGTGGGATTGGGCATGGGCGATCGCCCCCACAATGTCATCGAGATGCACCCAGTTGCTGGCCTCGTGGCCGCTGCCGGGGCGGGTGGTGCCTGCTGCCCGTCCGTAAATCTTCGCCAGTTCCCGACCGGGGCCATAAATGCCGCCGAGGCGAAAGACGCAGACGGCAAGGTCGTTCGTTGCGGCTCCCAGCAGGGTTTGTTCGGTCTCCAGCATAATCTTGCCATTTTCAGTGGCAGGTTTGGCGGGGTCGTCTTCCCGCGCCCAGGCTCCTTCGTAGTTGCCGTAAACCGAGTAGGTGCTGGTGAAGATAATCTG contains the following coding sequences:
- a CDS encoding SDR family oxidoreductase, which translates into the protein MKAAILGCGYVGTAIAQLWQSQGAKVTVTTTSRDRIPALKPIAAAVQVVTGSDSDGIAALLQDQDTLLICVGAGRQADYRQVYLNTAETVVGALDRAPELKQIIFTSTYSVYGNYEGAWAREDDPAKPATENGKIMLETEQTLLGAATNDLAVCVFRLGGIYGPGRELAKIYGRAAGTTRPGSGHEASNWVHLDDIVGAIAHAQSHSLSGLYNLVQDEIPTVRELIDRVCTANHLAPVQWDSSQPSARPYNVRVSNQKLKAAGYEFCRPRFEGL